One part of the Terrimicrobium sacchariphilum genome encodes these proteins:
- a CDS encoding lambda exonuclease family protein, translated as MTIYDQIEQGSDEWKELRKGKPTASSFSKIITAAKGELSKSVDGYINKLIAECFCPEWEDWQGNFFTERGKAYEDEAREAFRQFSGHDVRKVGFCLSNDGVSGCSPDSLIYCDGNPVAGLEIKCPAPETHVGYIRAGVLPDDYKQQVHGSLAVTGLSEWHFWSYFPGTQPFHVVVRPDEYTAKLAAALEKFVELYKAEYSAALPKIIKN; from the coding sequence ATGACGATTTACGACCAGATCGAGCAGGGCAGCGACGAGTGGAAAGAGTTGCGCAAAGGCAAGCCTACCGCGTCGAGCTTCTCAAAGATCATCACGGCGGCGAAGGGCGAGCTTTCGAAGTCGGTTGATGGCTACATTAACAAGCTCATCGCGGAATGCTTTTGCCCCGAGTGGGAGGACTGGCAGGGGAACTTTTTCACCGAGCGCGGGAAGGCTTACGAAGACGAGGCGCGAGAAGCGTTCCGCCAGTTTTCCGGACACGACGTGCGTAAGGTTGGGTTTTGTCTGTCTAACGATGGCGTAAGCGGGTGCTCGCCTGACTCGCTTATCTATTGCGACGGCAACCCGGTTGCAGGGCTGGAAATCAAATGCCCAGCCCCGGAAACCCATGTGGGTTACATCCGCGCCGGGGTGCTGCCAGACGATTATAAGCAGCAGGTGCATGGATCGCTGGCGGTGACTGGCCTGTCAGAGTGGCACTTTTGGAGCTACTTCCCCGGAACTCAACCTTTCCACGTTGTTGTAAGACCGGACGAGTACACGGCCAAACTCGCCGCCGCGCTGGAGAAATTTGTCGAGCTTTACAAGGCCGAGTACAGCGCCGCGCTCCCGAAGATCATTAAGAACTAA
- a CDS encoding DNA cytosine methyltransferase: MNYYNEFDPKAAAWLRELISARLIPFGDVDERSICDVRPEDLRGYTQCHFFAGIGGWSRALQLAGWPEDRPVWTGSCPCQPFSAAGKQLGTADARHLWPVFFRLIAEFRPTTCFGEQVASRLGREWLAGVRADLEGVAYEVGSADLCAAGVSAPHIRQRLWWVAYSKRIGCSRRVAGEGFADDSGRRTQKVDRSSDDCRLAYSISERGCGGELGNWNAGDAGKSSEVGFWDNAIWHQCRDGKARRISPQPEIFPLAHGLPGRVGVLRGSGNAIVPQEAAVFIKSAAEAIGG, from the coding sequence GTGAACTATTACAATGAGTTTGACCCTAAAGCAGCCGCTTGGCTCCGAGAGCTTATTTCAGCAAGACTTATTCCCTTTGGCGACGTTGACGAGCGATCTATCTGCGACGTTCGGCCCGAAGACTTGCGAGGATACACTCAGTGCCACTTCTTCGCCGGGATTGGCGGATGGAGCCGAGCCTTGCAACTTGCAGGATGGCCAGAAGATCGTCCTGTATGGACCGGGAGCTGTCCATGCCAGCCATTCAGCGCCGCTGGAAAGCAACTCGGGACAGCAGACGCGCGGCATCTCTGGCCCGTCTTCTTCCGACTCATCGCCGAGTTCCGACCTACAACGTGCTTTGGCGAACAGGTTGCGAGCCGCCTTGGACGTGAATGGCTCGCCGGAGTACGTGCTGACCTGGAAGGAGTGGCCTATGAAGTCGGGTCCGCCGATTTGTGCGCTGCGGGCGTCAGTGCGCCGCACATCCGCCAGCGTCTTTGGTGGGTGGCTTACTCCAAAAGGATCGGATGCTCAAGGAGGGTGGCAGGGGAAGGATTTGCGGACGACTCCGGGAGGAGGACTCAGAAAGTTGATAGATCAAGCGATGATTGCCGGCTGGCTTACTCCATCAGCGAACGAGGATGCGGCGGGGAATTGGGGAACTGGAATGCAGGCGATGCTGGGAAGTCAAGTGAAGTTGGTTTCTGGGACAACGCAATCTGGCACCAATGCCGAGACGGGAAAGCGCGGCGGATTAGTCCTCAACCCGAGATTTTCCCTCTGGCTCATGGGCTACCCGGAAGAGTGGGCGTCCTGCGGGGAAGCGGCAATGCAATCGTTCCGCAAGAGGCCGCGGTCTTCATCAAATCGGCAGCGGAAGCAATCGGAGGATAG
- a CDS encoding class I SAM-dependent methyltransferase, producing the protein MGWPKEVLQMPLVLDACCGSRMFWFNPADDRAVFVDKRRETHHLKDASSKWGGRTLVVDPDIQADFTALPFDSESFALVVFDPPHLHRIGKTSWMARKYGKLEGEWREALRKGFAECFRVLKPDGTLIFKWNEHQVPVSQILALTPERPLFGNRCGKQQKSHWIVFMKGAESNG; encoded by the coding sequence ATGGGGTGGCCTAAAGAGGTGCTGCAAATGCCGTTGGTTCTGGATGCTTGCTGCGGATCGCGCATGTTCTGGTTCAATCCGGCTGATGATCGGGCGGTGTTTGTCGATAAGCGCCGGGAGACTCATCACTTAAAGGACGCTTCGAGCAAGTGGGGCGGTCGAACGCTGGTTGTTGATCCTGACATCCAAGCTGACTTCACTGCACTACCGTTTGACTCTGAGAGTTTCGCGCTGGTCGTCTTTGATCCTCCGCACCTTCACCGGATTGGGAAAACTAGTTGGATGGCCCGGAAATATGGAAAGCTTGAGGGGGAATGGCGCGAGGCCCTGCGCAAAGGATTTGCGGAGTGCTTCCGAGTTCTCAAACCTGATGGAACGCTGATTTTCAAATGGAACGAACATCAGGTTCCAGTTTCGCAAATCTTGGCGCTTACACCGGAGCGGCCGCTTTTCGGAAACCGATGCGGTAAGCAGCAAAAGTCACACTGGATCGTTTTTATGAAAGGAGCCGAATCCAATGGGTAA